Part of the Bacteroidota bacterium genome, CGCAGGGACTTGTAATTCATCAGCAATATTTCGTTGAAGGATACTTTCTAGATATCTTTACAACCGTCAATGGTCAATTATTTGCAATCGAGTGTGAAGGAGCCAGATATCATCGCGTTGGCGGAAACAGAACGGGACGATTGTTGGGTGATGATATCCTGAAGGAACGGATACTTACTCAATGTGGATACAAAGTAATTCACATACTCTATGAAGAATGGATAACAATTCAGGATCAACAACGTTGGCTACGTCAAAAATTACATTTAGACTAAGGGGACTTCCAAAAACTAACTTTAAAGTGTGAGAAAACAAGCATCAAAAAACAAGTATGAGGAAGAAAAATGAAAATGAAGCATCCCGGGTTCTTTGAAGAACAAAACAAGTTGGAGCGAATAAGAAGTTATTTGATCGATTCCACAGCGAATTGGAGCGTCAGCATATGATCCTCAACAAAGGAAAGATAATTGATGCGAGTATTGTTGAGGTACCAGTTCAACGAAATACCAGAGAGGAGAATGAGGCGATATGGGAAGCAAACTCCAATAAAATGAGCCATAAAGATACAGATGCTGCCACCCACGATAGTATTCCCGGACAGAAGTTACTGAGCAAGCACGACTGGGGACAGACCTTGCATGGAGACAGCGCTTACACGGGAGAACCATTTGAACGAGTTGTCAACCGATGTAGCATGAAAAACCAAATTCACGAAAAAGGATACCGGAATAATCCTTTGACCAAGAAGCAGAAAGAGCGGAATAGAAAGAAAAGCAAGGTTAGAGCGCGAGTTGAACACGTTTTCGGATTTATGAAACAGGCTACGAGACACGTTATTATTCGTACCATAGGAATGGTGAGGGCGAAAGTGAAGATTGGATTGTTGAATCTCACTTACAATTTGTGCCGTTATAGCTATCACCTGCAACCCGAAAGGGCATAGTGTGCCCACTCAGGTGGAAAAGGAGAAAAAGCCCTGATAAAAGGGTCAAACGCATGGCACAACGAACACAACAGCAACATTTTCATTTCATTAACTGACAATTGAACACTAAAATTCTATTAACAAAGAATTAAATGAACATAAACATAGTTTTTGGAAGTCCCCATTGTATATTGTTGCTGGCGTAGCTCAGTGGTAGAGCAGCTGATTCGTAATCAGCAGGTCGTCGGTTCGACTCCGACCGTCAGCTCTAAAATATTCGTAATAAACCGTTCCGTCCCGTTATTTGAGCGGGACGTGAATCCTCGTTCCGAAAGTTATTCGGAACGGGACTGGTAGTCGGTTCAACTCCGACCAACAGCTCAAAAATTTGTAAAAGCCCGCAGCAGTTGTTCTCCAACCGCCAAAGCCACGTTACATTTTTGTTCAATAATATGTTTCATTAAATCAATCTTAAAAATAAATGAAAAAAAATACTTTACTCATTCTTATATC contains:
- a CDS encoding RAP domain-containing protein — translated: QGLVIHQQYFVEGYFLDIFTTVNGQLFAIECEGARYHRVGGNRTGRLLGDDILKERILTQCGYKVIHILYEEWITIQDQQRWLRQKLHLD
- a CDS encoding transposase; the protein is MILNKGKIIDASIVEVPVQRNTREENEAIWEANSNKMSHKDTDAATHDSIPGQKLLSKHDWGQTLHGDSAYTGEPFERVVNRCSMKNQIHEKGYRNNPLTKKQKERNRKKSKVRARVEHVFGFMKQATRHVIIRTIGMVRAKVKIGLLNLTYNLCRYSYHLQPERA